Proteins encoded within one genomic window of Bos indicus x Bos taurus breed Angus x Brahman F1 hybrid chromosome 18, Bos_hybrid_MaternalHap_v2.0, whole genome shotgun sequence:
- the FBXO46 gene encoding F-box only protein 46, whose product MDRGGLLPFQLWCPRPFGTYSQNQPRPPSATLKPSACSEPGGGAEPEHGPAHSENTPPVLASDAPASQPAPLLSAAAAGDEGRVLLDTWYVIKPGNTKEKVAFFVAHQCGGGSRASSMKVKGHWGSDSSKAKRRRRCLESTKAPPDPGGQDGPPAAEGAPTSAGEDVDLLSVAEMVALVEQRAALALQSYPRPSTPAPVVFVSAEQGGPGKGLGSERRSGGGDCSRVAEAVAHFEAQRDNPPAKGLRKEERPGPGPGEVRIAFRISNGRESRAPDGSLPNGSGGRPSCAYPGSPGPGARAKDKITCDLYQLISPSRDALPSNVEFLLARADEASEGETPAPARPEDTPPAPPPPPARDCGASGFHVDVVVTGVVDECIFFGKDSTKNVKEETVCLTVSPEEPPPPGQLFFLQSRGQDGPPEPPPADSPATAPGPDDAEGTADTSLCRLYRHVSHDFLEIRFKIQRLLEPRQYMLVLPEHVLVKIFSFLPTRALAALKCTCHHFKGIIEAFGVRATDSRWSRDPLYRDDPCKQCRKRYEKGDVSLCRWHPKPYHHDLPYGRSYWMCCRRADRETPGCRLGLHDNNWVLPCNGPGAGGGRAGREEGR is encoded by the coding sequence ATGGACCGAGGTGGCCTTCTGCCCTTCCAGCTCTGGTGCCCTCGGCCCTTTGGCACCTACTCCCAGAACCAGCCACGCCCCCCTTCTGCCACCCTCAAGCCCTCAGCCTGCTCCGAGCCGGGCGGTGGGGCGGAGCCagaacatggccctgcccactcTGAGAACACGCCCCCGGTCTTGGCCTCCGATGCTCCCGCCTCCCAGCCTGCCCCGCTCCTTTCCGCAGCGGCTGCTGGCGACGAGGGTCGAGTCCTGCTGGACACATGGTATGTGATCAAGCCGGGGAATACAAAGGAGAAGGTAGCCTTCTTTGTGGCCCACCAGTGTGGTGGGGGCAGTCGGGCCAGCTCCATGAAGGTCAAGGGGCACTGGGGCAGTGACAGCTCCAAGGCCAAGCGGAGGAGGCGCTGTCTTGAGTCTACGAAGGCTCCGCCCGACCCAGGGGGACAGGACGGGCCCCCTGCCGCAGAGGGGGCCCCAACCTCCGCCGGGGAGGATGTGGACCTGCTCTCTGTGGCCGAGATGGTGGCCCTGGTGGAACAGCGGGCCGCCCTGGCCCTGCAGAGCTACCCGCGCCCCAGCACCCCAGCGCCTGTGGTCTTCGTGTCGGCTGAGCAGGGTGGGCCTGGCAAGGGGCTGGGATCCGAACGAAGGTCTGGCGGCGGGGACTGCAGCCGTGTAGCCGAGGCAGTGGCCCACTTTGAGGCCCAGCGGGACAACCCTCCGGCCAAGGGTCTCCGCAAGGAGGAGCGGCCTGGGCCAGGCCCCGGGGAGGTGCGCATCGCCTTCCGGATCTCCAACGGCAGAGAGTCCCGAGCACCGGATGGCAGCTTACCCAACGGGAGCGGGGGCCGGCCAAGTTGTGCCTACCCTGGCAGCCCAGGTCCCGGAGCCCGGGCCAAGGACAAGATCACCTGCGACCTGTACCAGCTCATCAGCCCCTCTCGGGACGCCCTTCCCAGCAACGTGGAGTTCCTGCTGGCTAGGGCAGACGAAGCCAGTGAGGGTgagacccccgcccccgccaggcCCGAGGACACTCCCCCGGCACCCCCGCCACCCCCTGCCCGGGACTGCGGAGCGTCAGGCTTCCACGTGGATGTGGTGGTCACAGGAGTGGTGGACGAGTGCATCTTCTTTGGCAAAGACAGCACCAAAAACGTGAAAGAGGAGACGGTGTGCCTGACTGTCAGCCCCGAGGAGCCACCCCCACCAGGCCAGCTCTTTTTCCTCCAGTCCCGGGGGCAGGACGGGCCCCCTGAGCCCCCGCCAGCCGACTCACCGGCCACAGCGCCAGGCCCGGACGATGCCGAGGGGACGGCCGACACCTCCCTGTGCCGCCTGTACCGGCACGTGTCCCACGACTTCCTGGAGATCCGTTTCAAGATCCAGCGGTTGTTGGAGCCGCGGCAGTACATGCTGGTGCTCCCAGAGCACGTGCTGGTCAAGATCTTCAGCTTCCTGCCCACGCGGGCCCTGGCGGCTCTCAAGTGCACCTGCCACCACTTCAAGGGCATCATTGAGGCATTCGGCGTGCGGGCCACAGACTCGCGCTGGAGCCGCGACCCACTCTACCGCGATGACCCTTGCAAGCAGTGCCGCAAGAGATACGAGAAGGGCGACGTGTCGCTCTGCCGCTGGCACCCCAAGCCCTACCACCACGACCTGCCTTACGGACGTTCCTACTGGATGTGCTGCCGCCGAGCCGATCGTGAGACCCCCGGCTGCCGCCTGGGTCTGCATGATAACAACTGGGTGCTGCCCTGCAATGGGCCGGGCGCTGGTGGGGGCCGGGCTGGCCGCGAGGAGGGGAGGTGA
- the SNRPD2 gene encoding small nuclear ribonucleoprotein Sm D2: protein MSLLNKPKSEMTPEELQKREEEEFNTGPLSVLTQSVKNNTQVLINCRNNKKLLGRVKAFDRHCNMVLENVKEMWTEVPKSGKGKKKSKPVNKDRYISKMFLRGDSVIVVLRNPLIAGK, encoded by the exons AT GAGTCTCCTCAACAAGCCCAAGAGTGAGATGACCCCAGAGGAGCTGCAGAagcgggaggaggaggagtttAACACGGGGCCACTCTCCGTGCTCACGCAGTCAGTCAAAAACAACACTCAAGTGCTCATCAACTGCCGTAACAACAAGAAGCTCCTGGGCCGCGTGAAGGCCTTTGACAG GCACTGCAACATGGTGCTGGAGAACGTGAAGGAAATGTGGACGGAGGTCCCCAAGAGCGGCAAGGGCAAGAAGAAGTCCAAGCCCGTCAACAAGGACCGCTACATCTCCAAGATGTTCCTGCGCGGGGACTCTGTCATCGTGGTCCTGAGGAACCCGCTCATCGCTGGCAAGTAG
- the GIPR gene encoding gastric inhibitory polypeptide receptor: MPTCPPWWLLLLLSLWEPLLRSAEAGSEGQTAGELYQRWERYRRECQETLEASEPPAGLACNGSFDMYVCWDYTAPNATARASCPWYLPWHGHVAKGFVLRQCGSDGQWGPWRDHSQCENPEKNGVFQDQRLTLERLQVVYTVGYSLSLATLLFALLILSTFRRLRCTRNYIHINLFTSFMLRAAAILTRDRLLPPPGPYPGDQVLTLWNQALVACRTAQIVTQYCVGANYTWLLVEGIYLHSLLVLVGGSEKGHFRCYMLLGWGAPTLFVIPWVIVRYLFENTQCWERNDIKAIWWIIRTPILLTILINFLIFVRILGILVSKLRTRQMRCPDYRLRLARSTLTLVPLLGVHEVVFAPVTEEQARGALRLAKLGFEIFLSSFQGFLVSVLYCFINKEVGRAAARRPRPLPAAQGMARAPPPLSAVRFQVQSEIRRGWHRCRLRHSLSEEPRQRPEPVFRTLPSGSGPGQVASGRALCSRTLPGPGGEANHVLESYC, translated from the exons ATGCCCACCTGTCCACCCTGgtggctgctgcttctgctctcGCTGTGGGAGCCGCTGCTCCGGAGCGCGGAG GCAGGCTCTGAGGGGCAGACAGCGGGAGAGCTGTACCAGCGCTGGGAGCGGTACCGCAGGGAGTGCCAGGAGACCCTGGAGGCCTCGGAGCCCCCAGCAG GCCTCGCCTGTAACGGGTCCTTCGATATGTACGTCTGCTGGGACTACACTGCACCCAACGCCACTGCCCGTGCTTCCTGCCCTTGGTATCTGCCCTGGCACGGTCACG TGGCTAAAGGCTTTGTCCTCCGCCAATGTGGCAGTGATGGCCAATGGGGACCTTGGAGAGACCATTCTCAGTGTGAAAACCCAGAGAAAAATGGGGTTTTTCAG gacCAAAGGCTGACCTTGGAACGGCTGCAGGTTGTGTACACCGTGGGCTACTCCCTGTCTCTTGCCACACTGCTGTTTGCCTTGCTCATCTTGAGTACCTTCAG GCGGCTGCGCTGCACTCGCAACTACATCCACATCAACCTGTTCACGTCTTTCATGCTGCGGGCAGCTGCCATCCTCACCCGGGACCGTCTGCTTCCTCCCCCTGGTCCCTACCCTGGGGATCAGGTCCTTACCCTGTGGAACCAG GCCCTAGTTGCCTGTCGCACGGCCCAGATCGTGACCCAGTACTGCGTGGGCGCCAACTACACGTGGCTGCTGGTGGAAGGCATCTACCTGCACAGTCTTCTCGTGCTTGTGGGAGGCTCCGAGAAGGGCCACTTCCGCTGCTACATGCTCCTCGGCTGGG GGGCCCCCACGCTTTTCGTCATTCCTTGGGTGATCGTCAGGTACCTGTTCGAGAACACGCA gtgcTGGGAGCGGAACGATATCAAAGCCATTTGGTGGATCATACGAACCCCTATTCTCCTAACAATCTTG attaattttctcatctttgtCCGCATCCTTGGCATCCTCGTGTCAAAGCTGAGGACGCGACAGATGCGCTGCCCGGACTACCGACTGAG GCTGGCTCGCTCCACGCTGACGCTGGTGCCCCTGCTGGGCGTCCACGAGGTGGTGTTTGCTCCCGTGACTGAAGAACAGGCCCGGGGTGCCCTGCGCTTGGCCAAGCTCGGCTTTGAAATCTTCCTCAGTTCTTTCCAG GGCTTCCTGGTCAGCGTCCTCTACTGCTTCATCAACAAGGAGGTAGGGAGAGCCGcggcccgccgcccccgccctcTGCCGGCCGCGCAGGGAATGGCGCGCGCGCCGCCGCCTCTGAGCGCCGTCCGGTTTCAGGTGCAGTCGGAGATCCGCCGGGGTTGGCACCGCTGCCGCCTGCGCCACAGCCTCAGCGAGGAGCCGCGCCAGCGCCCCGAGCCCGTCTTCCGGACCCTGCCCTCTGGCTCCGGCCCGGGCCAGGTCGCCTCCGGCCGCGCTCTGTGCTCGAGGACCCTCCCAGGTCCTGGGGGTGAGGCCAACCACGTCTTAGAAAGTTACTGCTAG
- the QPCTL gene encoding glutaminyl-peptide cyclotransferase-like protein isoform X2 has product MPSGGRGRPRLQVGERSLLERPSPPKRRLIPRAQLLPQLLLALTVASVFYTIWRIWHSQTEELPLGRELRGPLIGSLPEARVRRVVGQLDPHRLWNTFLRPLLVVRTPGSPGNLQVRKFLEATLRTLSAGWHIELDSFTASTPVGPLDFSNVVATLDPGAARHLTLACHYDSKLFPSDSAPFVGATDSAVPCSLLLELAQALDQELGKAKERAAPMTLQLIFLDGEEALKQWGPKDSLYGSRHLAQLMESTPHGLGSTRIQAIELFMLLDLLGAPNPTFYSHFPRTARWFHRLRSIVLYPQASHPPLICEQGNL; this is encoded by the exons ATGCCTTCCGGGGGCCGCGGGCGGCCCCGGCTCCAGGTCGGGGAACGCAGCCTTTTGGAGCGACCCTCACCGCCCAAGCGCCGCCTGATACCGCGGGCACAGCTGTTGCCCCAGCTGCTGCTGGCTCTGACGGTAGCCTCGGTGTTCTATACCATTTGGAGGATCTGGCATAGCCAGACTGAAGAGCTACCGCTGGGGCGGGAGCTGCGG GGCCCTTTGATCGGAAGCCTCCCCGAAGCTCGGGTGCGGAGGGTAGTGGGGCAACTGGACCCTCACCGTCTCTGGAACACTTTCCTGCGCCCTCTGCTGGTTGTACGGACTCCGGGCAGCCCGGGCAATCTCCAAGTGAGAAAG TTCCTGGAGGCTACGCTGCGGACACTTTCAGCAGGCTGGCATATAGAACTCGACTCCTTCACTGCCTCCACACCCGTGGGGCCATTGGACTTCAGCAATGTGGTGGCCACGCTGGACCCAGGGGCTGCCCGCCACCTTACCCTTGCCTGCCATTATGACTCCAAGCTCTTCCCATCTGACTCAGCCCCCTTTGTGGGGGCCACGGATTCGGCAGTGCCTTGCTCCCTGCTACTGGAGCTGGCCCAAGCCCTTGACCAGGAGCTGGGCAAAGCCAAGGAGAGG GCAGCGCCAATGACCTTGCAGCTGATCTTCCTGGATGGTGAAGAGGCACTGAAGCAGTGGGGACCCAAGGACTCGCTTTATGGCTCCCGGCACCTGGCCCAGCTCATGGAGTCTACACCCCACGGCCTGGGCTCCACCAGGATCCAGGCTATT GAGCTCTTTATGCTTCTTGATCTCCTGGGAGCCCCCAACCCGACCTTCTACAGTCACTTCCCTCGCACGGCCCGCTGGTTCCATCGGCTCAGGAGCATTG TGCTTTACCCCCAGGCCTCCCACCCTCCTCTGATCTGTGAGCAGGGGAACCTTTGA
- the QPCTL gene encoding glutaminyl-peptide cyclotransferase-like protein isoform X3, giving the protein MPSGGRGRPRLQVGERSLLERPSPPKRRLIPRAQLLPQLLLALTVASVFYTIWRIWHSQTEELPLGRELRGPLIGSLPEARVRRVVGQLDPHRLWNTFLRPLLVVRTPGSPGNLQVRKFLEATLRTLSAGWHIELDSFTASTPVGPLDFSNVVATLDPGAARHLTLACHYDSKLFPSDSAPFVGATDSAVPCSLLLELAQALDQELGKAKERAAPMTLQLIFLDGEEALKQWGPKDSLYGSRHLAQLMESTPHGLGSTRIQAIELFMLLDLLGAPNPTFYSHFPRTARWFHRLRSIGEPLTLEGLTFCF; this is encoded by the exons ATGCCTTCCGGGGGCCGCGGGCGGCCCCGGCTCCAGGTCGGGGAACGCAGCCTTTTGGAGCGACCCTCACCGCCCAAGCGCCGCCTGATACCGCGGGCACAGCTGTTGCCCCAGCTGCTGCTGGCTCTGACGGTAGCCTCGGTGTTCTATACCATTTGGAGGATCTGGCATAGCCAGACTGAAGAGCTACCGCTGGGGCGGGAGCTGCGG GGCCCTTTGATCGGAAGCCTCCCCGAAGCTCGGGTGCGGAGGGTAGTGGGGCAACTGGACCCTCACCGTCTCTGGAACACTTTCCTGCGCCCTCTGCTGGTTGTACGGACTCCGGGCAGCCCGGGCAATCTCCAAGTGAGAAAG TTCCTGGAGGCTACGCTGCGGACACTTTCAGCAGGCTGGCATATAGAACTCGACTCCTTCACTGCCTCCACACCCGTGGGGCCATTGGACTTCAGCAATGTGGTGGCCACGCTGGACCCAGGGGCTGCCCGCCACCTTACCCTTGCCTGCCATTATGACTCCAAGCTCTTCCCATCTGACTCAGCCCCCTTTGTGGGGGCCACGGATTCGGCAGTGCCTTGCTCCCTGCTACTGGAGCTGGCCCAAGCCCTTGACCAGGAGCTGGGCAAAGCCAAGGAGAGG GCAGCGCCAATGACCTTGCAGCTGATCTTCCTGGATGGTGAAGAGGCACTGAAGCAGTGGGGACCCAAGGACTCGCTTTATGGCTCCCGGCACCTGGCCCAGCTCATGGAGTCTACACCCCACGGCCTGGGCTCCACCAGGATCCAGGCTATT GAGCTCTTTATGCTTCTTGATCTCCTGGGAGCCCCCAACCCGACCTTCTACAGTCACTTCCCTCGCACGGCCCGCTGGTTCCATCGGCTCAGGAGCATTG GGGAACCTTTGACCCTGGAGGGGCTGACCTTCTGCTTCTAA
- the QPCTL gene encoding glutaminyl-peptide cyclotransferase-like protein isoform X1 — translation MPSGGRGRPRLQVGERSLLERPSPPKRRLIPRAQLLPQLLLALTVASVFYTIWRIWHSQTEELPLGRELRGPLIGSLPEARVRRVVGQLDPHRLWNTFLRPLLVVRTPGSPGNLQVRKFLEATLRTLSAGWHIELDSFTASTPVGPLDFSNVVATLDPGAARHLTLACHYDSKLFPSDSAPFVGATDSAVPCSLLLELAQALDQELGKAKERAAPMTLQLIFLDGEEALKQWGPKDSLYGSRHLAQLMESTPHGLGSTRIQAIELFMLLDLLGAPNPTFYSHFPRTARWFHRLRSIEKRLHRLNLLQSHPWEVMYFQTGEPPGSVEDDHIPFLRRGVPVLHLIATPFPSVWHTSDDSEANLHPPTVHNLSRILAVFLAEYLGL, via the exons ATGCCTTCCGGGGGCCGCGGGCGGCCCCGGCTCCAGGTCGGGGAACGCAGCCTTTTGGAGCGACCCTCACCGCCCAAGCGCCGCCTGATACCGCGGGCACAGCTGTTGCCCCAGCTGCTGCTGGCTCTGACGGTAGCCTCGGTGTTCTATACCATTTGGAGGATCTGGCATAGCCAGACTGAAGAGCTACCGCTGGGGCGGGAGCTGCGG GGCCCTTTGATCGGAAGCCTCCCCGAAGCTCGGGTGCGGAGGGTAGTGGGGCAACTGGACCCTCACCGTCTCTGGAACACTTTCCTGCGCCCTCTGCTGGTTGTACGGACTCCGGGCAGCCCGGGCAATCTCCAAGTGAGAAAG TTCCTGGAGGCTACGCTGCGGACACTTTCAGCAGGCTGGCATATAGAACTCGACTCCTTCACTGCCTCCACACCCGTGGGGCCATTGGACTTCAGCAATGTGGTGGCCACGCTGGACCCAGGGGCTGCCCGCCACCTTACCCTTGCCTGCCATTATGACTCCAAGCTCTTCCCATCTGACTCAGCCCCCTTTGTGGGGGCCACGGATTCGGCAGTGCCTTGCTCCCTGCTACTGGAGCTGGCCCAAGCCCTTGACCAGGAGCTGGGCAAAGCCAAGGAGAGG GCAGCGCCAATGACCTTGCAGCTGATCTTCCTGGATGGTGAAGAGGCACTGAAGCAGTGGGGACCCAAGGACTCGCTTTATGGCTCCCGGCACCTGGCCCAGCTCATGGAGTCTACACCCCACGGCCTGGGCTCCACCAGGATCCAGGCTATT GAGCTCTTTATGCTTCTTGATCTCCTGGGAGCCCCCAACCCGACCTTCTACAGTCACTTCCCTCGCACGGCCCGCTGGTTCCATCGGCTCAGGAGCATTG AGAAGCGCCTGCACCGTCTGAACCTCCTGCAGTCTCATCCTTGGGAAGTGATGTACTTCCAGACCGGGGAGCCCCCCGGCTCCGTGGAAGACGACCACATCCCGTTCCTCCGCCGAG GAGTTCCCGTGCTCCACCTCATCGCCACACCCTTCCCCTCTGTCTGGCACACGTCCGATGACTCCGAGGCCAACCTGCACCCACCCACGGTACACAACCTGAGCCGCATCCTGGCCGTGTTCCTGGCTGAGTACCTGGGGCTCTAG